In Armatimonadota bacterium, a genomic segment contains:
- a CDS encoding tagatose 1,6-diphosphate aldolase, with the protein MPALSAGKLVNLQRLTDAAGRFKMLAIDQRDSLRNALAKAIGVTPKDVAYGDLAATKALITEVLAPCSTATLVDPVYGLPQATKLIPGDVGLLVAAEETGYDRAGPDGRQRKSRLVTGWTVAKAKRAGANAVKLLIYYNPDADGDVLRHQQDLVRHVGADCEREDLPFLLEVVTYPIEEPSADTPEFARKRPRHTIESAREFSKDEYRVDILKLEFPGDLKYSRQFCQAVFDGKERPALFTLDEARGFCRELAAAAAHPWVILSGGVDIKEFLVNLELAVEAGASGFLCGRAIWKDAVPKYPDLAAMRAFLQTEGVYNFARANAAAERARPWFAHPRFGGWEAVALADGDERWYQRYFPNRLFG; encoded by the coding sequence ATGCCCGCCCTGTCCGCCGGGAAACTTGTGAACCTGCAGCGCCTGACCGACGCGGCCGGCCGGTTCAAGATGCTGGCCATCGACCAGCGCGACTCCCTGCGCAACGCCCTGGCCAAAGCGATCGGCGTCACCCCGAAGGACGTGGCCTACGGGGATCTGGCGGCCACGAAGGCCCTCATCACGGAGGTCCTGGCGCCCTGCTCGACGGCCACGTTGGTGGACCCGGTCTACGGCCTGCCGCAGGCGACGAAACTGATTCCCGGCGACGTGGGGCTGCTGGTGGCGGCGGAGGAGACGGGGTACGATCGGGCCGGCCCCGACGGCCGGCAGCGAAAGTCCCGCTTGGTCACCGGGTGGACGGTGGCCAAGGCGAAGCGGGCGGGCGCCAACGCGGTCAAGTTGCTGATCTACTACAATCCCGACGCCGACGGCGATGTCCTCCGTCACCAGCAGGATCTGGTGCGCCACGTGGGGGCCGACTGCGAGCGCGAGGACCTTCCGTTCCTGCTGGAGGTGGTGACCTATCCCATTGAGGAGCCGTCGGCCGATACCCCGGAGTTCGCCCGCAAGCGGCCGCGCCACACGATCGAGTCGGCGCGGGAGTTCAGTAAAGACGAGTACCGCGTCGACATCCTGAAGCTGGAGTTCCCCGGCGACCTGAAGTACTCGCGCCAGTTCTGCCAGGCGGTCTTCGACGGCAAGGAGCGCCCGGCGCTGTTCACTCTGGACGAGGCCCGGGGGTTCTGTCGGGAGCTCGCCGCCGCAGCCGCCCATCCCTGGGTCATCCTGAGCGGCGGCGTGGACATCAAGGAGTTCCTGGTGAACCTGGAACTGGCCGTGGAGGCCGGCGCCAGCGGCTTCCTCTGCGGCCGGGCCATCTGGAAGGACGCCGTCCCGAAATACCCGGACCTCGCCGCCATGCGCGCATTCCTGCAGACTGAAGGAGTCTACAACTTCGCCCGGGCCAACGCGGCGGCGGAACGGGCGCGGCCCTGGTTCGCCCACCCCCGCTTCGGCGGGTGGGAGGCCGTCGCCCTCGCCGACGGCGACGAGCGCTGGTACCAGCGCTACTTCCCCAACCGCCTGTTCGGATAG
- a CDS encoding hexose kinase, which translates to MILCVCPNLCYDRVLVVPGFAVGAVHRAAEAIPLASGKGLNVARAARALGVPALVTGFVAGEAAGPIVRGAREAGLSLDAVRIEGPGRLCTLIIDPGRSETVVNERGASVDAVAVRRLRRRIAAHLPRSSVVVLNGSQPPGLPARFFASLIGWAKPRPVILDTPGEAFRLGVAAGPSVAKLNRRELADSLGRRLTSVHDVARAGRQLLAAGAQAVVVTLGEKGAVLVQSDAAWLVAPPEVERVNTIGAGDSLSAGIAVGLFRKRSLVEAVRLGVAAAAADVTTLLPGAVESAVARSLERRVRVEQLT; encoded by the coding sequence GTGATCCTGTGCGTCTGTCCGAACCTGTGCTACGACCGCGTGCTGGTCGTGCCGGGATTTGCCGTCGGCGCGGTGCACCGGGCGGCGGAAGCGATTCCCCTGGCCAGCGGCAAGGGGCTCAACGTCGCCCGCGCCGCGCGGGCGCTTGGGGTCCCCGCGCTGGTCACGGGGTTCGTCGCCGGCGAGGCGGCGGGACCGATCGTGCGGGGGGCGCGGGAGGCCGGGCTGTCCCTGGACGCGGTGCGCATCGAGGGCCCCGGACGGCTGTGCACCCTGATCATCGACCCCGGCCGCAGCGAGACGGTGGTGAATGAGCGCGGCGCCTCCGTCGATGCGGTCGCGGTCCGTAGGCTGCGTCGGCGGATCGCGGCCCATCTGCCGCGCAGTTCCGTAGTCGTGCTCAACGGCAGCCAGCCTCCGGGGTTGCCGGCGCGGTTCTTCGCCTCCCTCATCGGGTGGGCGAAGCCGCGTCCCGTGATCCTCGACACTCCGGGGGAGGCCTTCCGCCTCGGCGTCGCCGCAGGTCCGAGCGTGGCCAAGCTCAACCGTCGTGAACTCGCCGACAGTCTGGGGCGCCGGCTCACCTCGGTGCACGACGTCGCCAGGGCGGGACGTCAGCTTCTCGCCGCCGGAGCCCAGGCGGTCGTGGTGACCCTGGGGGAAAAGGGGGCCGTGCTGGTGCAGAGCGACGCCGCCTGGCTGGTCGCTCCCCCGGAGGTGGAACGGGTTAACACCATCGGCGCGGGCGACAGCCTCTCCGCCGGGATCGCCGTCGGCCTGTTCCGGAAGAGGTCGTTGGTGGAGGCGGTGCGCCTCGGCGTCGCCGCCGCCGCGGCCGATGTCACCACGCTGCTGCCGGGTGCCGTCGAGAGTGCGGTGGCCCGGTCGCTGGAGCGGCGGGTCCGCGTCGAGCAGTTGACTTGA
- a CDS encoding ROK family protein, whose amino-acid sequence MEAVIAVDLGGTLLRVAAVSAAPAIVRQTVQPVGDDRGNALIADRLRRAVAEVFAGMRQKGAEPVGVGLAVPGLVDAQAGVVRYSANLDLRDFPVRTIVQEVVPCPVLVENDVRAAAWGEFHWGAGRGAQEMVYLSAGTGIAAAFICGGRLYRGSKGASGELGHVPVVPDGEPCRCGGRGCLETVAGGWGIAQRAARRVGSKEILTAEQVFAAAASGDLWAVEVIREAGEFLGRAAVLLVRLTDPERLVLGGGLFSAASPLVESVRQAVRTAGLTGQTPPAVERGALERDAGLMGAAGLVLVPP is encoded by the coding sequence ATGGAGGCGGTCATCGCCGTCGATCTGGGCGGGACGCTGCTCCGCGTCGCCGCCGTCAGTGCCGCCCCCGCGATCGTCCGGCAGACGGTGCAACCGGTAGGGGACGACCGCGGCAACGCCCTGATCGCCGATCGGCTCCGTCGGGCGGTCGCCGAGGTCTTTGCCGGGATGCGCCAGAAAGGAGCGGAGCCAGTGGGCGTCGGGCTGGCCGTCCCGGGGCTGGTGGATGCGCAGGCGGGAGTCGTCCGCTACTCGGCCAACCTGGACCTGCGCGATTTCCCGGTGAGGACCATCGTCCAGGAGGTTGTGCCGTGTCCGGTCCTGGTGGAGAACGACGTCCGGGCCGCCGCCTGGGGGGAGTTCCACTGGGGCGCGGGGCGCGGGGCGCAAGAGATGGTCTACCTGAGCGCCGGCACCGGGATCGCCGCCGCGTTCATCTGCGGGGGGCGGCTCTACCGCGGGTCGAAAGGCGCATCCGGAGAACTCGGTCACGTCCCCGTCGTTCCCGACGGCGAGCCCTGCCGCTGCGGGGGGCGGGGGTGCCTGGAAACGGTGGCCGGCGGGTGGGGGATTGCGCAGCGCGCGGCCCGCCGGGTGGGATCCAAAGAGATCCTGACCGCGGAGCAGGTCTTTGCCGCCGCCGCGTCCGGCGACTTGTGGGCCGTCGAGGTGATCCGCGAGGCCGGAGAGTTCCTGGGGCGGGCGGCGGTGCTGCTGGTGCGTCTGACGGATCCCGAGCGGCTGGTGCTGGGCGGCGGACTGTTCTCCGCCGCCTCTCCCCTGGTCGAATCCGTCCGGCAGGCCGTTCGGACCGCCGGGTTGACCGGCCAGACCCCGCCGGCGGTGGAGCGGGGAGCGCTGGAACGCGACGCGGGGCTGATGGGCGCGGCCGGCCTGGTGCTGGTTCCGCCGTGA
- a CDS encoding carbohydrate ABC transporter permease: MSGRRVLRSGLPVVLSLALAAYILAPFAWVALSSIQPEKELFRVPPRWIPRVLTVDNYRFVFTGRFPAGYEETGIARGRISEKARDALPALRNSTIVAVSVALANLVLGTLAAYTFSRLRFPGAGPLYSFILASRLLPPMAVAIPYYLIVNRLGLLDRYAALILIHTVFTLPFTVWFLTVYFRRVPPDLEEAAFVDGCTRLQALVRIVVPVTAPALAAATAFSFMFSYNDFPFALFVTSTIRSQTIPVIVANTAINPDVSFGVVAVTVVLTMLPPVAFAMAFRRYITRGLITVTTTR; encoded by the coding sequence ATGAGCGGGCGGCGTGTCCTGCGGTCCGGTCTCCCCGTGGTCCTCAGCCTGGCGCTGGCCGCCTATATCCTGGCCCCCTTCGCCTGGGTGGCCCTGAGCAGCATCCAGCCGGAAAAGGAACTGTTCCGCGTCCCCCCCCGCTGGATCCCGCGGGTGCTCACGGTGGACAACTACCGGTTCGTCTTCACCGGCCGCTTCCCCGCCGGCTACGAGGAGACCGGGATCGCCCGGGGGCGCATCTCGGAGAAGGCCCGCGACGCGCTGCCGGCGCTGCGGAACAGCACCATCGTGGCGGTCAGCGTGGCATTGGCCAATCTGGTCCTCGGCACCCTCGCCGCCTACACCTTCTCCCGGCTGCGCTTCCCCGGAGCCGGGCCGCTGTACTCCTTCATCCTGGCCAGCCGGCTGCTGCCGCCCATGGCCGTGGCCATCCCCTATTACCTGATCGTGAACCGCCTCGGCCTGCTGGACCGCTACGCCGCCCTGATCCTGATTCACACGGTGTTCACGCTGCCCTTCACGGTGTGGTTCCTGACCGTCTACTTCCGGCGGGTGCCGCCGGACCTGGAAGAGGCCGCCTTCGTCGACGGCTGCACACGCCTCCAGGCCCTGGTGCGAATCGTGGTGCCGGTGACGGCGCCGGCCCTGGCCGCGGCCACCGCCTTCAGCTTCATGTTCTCCTACAACGACTTTCCCTTTGCGCTCTTCGTCACCTCGACGATCCGGTCGCAGACGATCCCCGTGATCGTGGCCAATACCGCCATCAATCCGGACGTCAGTTTCGGCGTGGTGGCGGTGACCGTGGTGCTGACGATGCTGCCCCCGGTGGCCTTCGCCATGGCCTTCCGCCGCTACATCACCCGCGGGCTGATCACGGTGACCACGACGAGGTAG
- a CDS encoding sugar ABC transporter permease, whose amino-acid sequence MPPRRQYRETRYAYATVLPVVLIVALFTLYPFAFALLTSLREVVLYRPWSQPFVGLKNYLDVVRSEFFVASWQHTLTFVAWAVPLATLLGFAVAHLLNARTPLAPLLNVVILLPWAIPTVISGIIWAWIFNSSYGAFNGALYSLGLIDSYLPWLSRPRSALACVLFAHIWKEVPLTSILYLAALQAIPEELYDAARVDGAGALAALRRITVPLVLPTTLIVLVYETMVGIVTFDLLYVMTGGGPAGATSLISYYLYNSMFVAFNFGQGAALAVLLALALVALIALYLRLLRSEEIYAT is encoded by the coding sequence GTGCCACCTCGGCGACAGTACCGCGAAACCCGCTACGCGTACGCCACCGTGCTCCCGGTGGTGCTGATCGTCGCGCTGTTCACCCTCTACCCCTTCGCCTTTGCCCTGCTCACCAGCCTGCGCGAGGTGGTGCTGTATCGACCGTGGAGCCAGCCCTTCGTCGGCCTGAAGAACTACCTGGATGTCGTGCGCAGCGAGTTCTTCGTCGCCAGCTGGCAGCACACCCTGACCTTCGTCGCCTGGGCCGTGCCCCTGGCCACGCTCCTCGGCTTCGCCGTCGCCCATCTGCTCAACGCCCGGACGCCGCTCGCCCCCCTGCTGAATGTGGTCATCTTGCTGCCCTGGGCCATCCCCACCGTGATCAGCGGGATCATCTGGGCCTGGATCTTCAACAGCAGCTACGGTGCCTTCAACGGCGCGCTGTACTCCCTCGGCCTGATCGACTCCTATCTGCCCTGGCTGTCGCGCCCCCGGTCGGCCCTGGCCTGCGTGCTCTTTGCCCACATCTGGAAGGAGGTGCCCCTCACCTCGATCCTCTACCTGGCGGCGCTGCAGGCCATTCCCGAGGAGCTCTACGATGCGGCGCGGGTGGACGGGGCCGGAGCCCTGGCCGCGCTGCGCCGCATCACCGTTCCCCTGGTCCTGCCCACGACGTTGATCGTCCTGGTCTACGAGACGATGGTGGGGATCGTCACCTTCGACCTGCTCTACGTGATGACCGGAGGCGGCCCGGCGGGCGCCACGTCGCTGATCTCCTACTACCTCTACAACAGCATGTTCGTCGCCTTCAACTTCGGGCAGGGCGCCGCGCTGGCCGTGCTGCTGGCGCTGGCCCTGGTGGCACTCATCGCGCTGTACCTGCGTCTGCTGCGCAGCGAGGAGATCTACGCGACATGA
- a CDS encoding sugar ABC transporter substrate-binding protein gives MGSRRIAVLAFLLTVILTGSAAFGAAPVQLTFTVWSYSTDVILDNIKKFEAANPGIKVALQDFAWEKYVDVMTARFVGKTPTDLAYSSDHWLQQWAAANWIVPLEDYFPQVNAYKPDFAPYAIEGMTYKGKLYGLPYYADTIIFIYNEEMLKRAGFSAPPATWDDVTKMALAMKEKKIVEYPIMFQFQDITPWYIEVFLSMVYSYKDYRMFDTNLNPIYDREGSAAHKVAQWLVDGMRKHKIINPASLETTEIPLVKAMGAGQVAFAVLPKYNLADLNTPGAHAQAGKFKFALMPGESHGTVGFVRFYAMTKMAADRGPAVREAAWKFLEYFGGRTGNEFVVVKRWALDKGLGFAQLPLYKDPQIRAAINKWGNVTLEEQQAKLARAKEALTPFWGSWSLEFQKEMNKALLGQKSALEALKASAAKWREMKK, from the coding sequence ATGGGCAGTCGTCGTATTGCGGTACTGGCGTTTCTCCTGACCGTGATCCTGACGGGGAGCGCGGCGTTCGGGGCCGCACCCGTGCAGCTTACCTTCACCGTCTGGTCCTACAGCACCGACGTGATCCTGGACAACATCAAGAAGTTCGAGGCGGCCAACCCCGGGATCAAGGTCGCGTTGCAGGACTTCGCCTGGGAGAAGTACGTGGACGTGATGACGGCCCGGTTCGTCGGCAAGACCCCGACCGACCTGGCCTACTCCTCCGACCACTGGCTGCAGCAGTGGGCCGCCGCCAACTGGATCGTGCCTCTGGAAGACTACTTCCCGCAGGTCAACGCCTACAAGCCCGACTTCGCGCCCTACGCCATCGAGGGCATGACCTACAAGGGCAAGCTGTACGGTCTGCCCTATTACGCCGACACGATCATCTTCATCTACAACGAGGAGATGTTGAAGCGCGCGGGCTTCTCCGCCCCGCCGGCCACCTGGGACGACGTGACCAAGATGGCCCTGGCCATGAAGGAGAAGAAGATCGTCGAGTATCCCATCATGTTCCAGTTCCAGGACATCACCCCCTGGTACATCGAGGTCTTCCTCTCCATGGTGTACTCGTACAAGGACTACCGCATGTTCGACACCAATCTGAACCCCATCTACGACCGTGAGGGCTCCGCCGCGCACAAGGTGGCGCAGTGGCTCGTGGACGGCATGCGCAAGCACAAGATCATCAACCCGGCCTCCCTGGAGACCACGGAGATTCCCCTGGTCAAAGCCATGGGCGCCGGCCAGGTGGCCTTCGCCGTCCTGCCCAAGTACAACCTGGCCGACCTGAACACCCCGGGGGCCCACGCTCAGGCCGGGAAGTTCAAGTTCGCCCTGATGCCGGGCGAGAGCCACGGGACCGTGGGCTTCGTCCGCTTCTACGCCATGACCAAGATGGCCGCCGACCGCGGCCCGGCGGTGCGCGAGGCGGCCTGGAAGTTCCTGGAGTACTTTGGCGGGCGCACCGGGAACGAGTTCGTGGTCGTCAAGCGCTGGGCCCTGGACAAAGGGCTCGGCTTCGCCCAACTGCCCCTCTACAAGGATCCGCAGATCCGCGCCGCCATCAACAAGTGGGGGAACGTGACCCTGGAGGAGCAGCAGGCCAAACTGGCGCGGGCTAAGGAGGCCCTCACACCGTTCTGGGGCTCCTGGAGCCTGGAGTTCCAGAAGGAAATGAACAAGGCGCTGCTGGGCCAGAAGAGCGCCCTGGAGGCGTTGAAGGCCTCGGCCGCCAAGTGGCGGGAGATGAAGAAGTAG